The Marispirochaeta aestuarii genome includes the window GCCTGCTGACCGCAGAAACCGCGTCGTTGGTATGCAGGCTCGAAAGGACCAGGTGTCCGGTAAGGGCCGCCCGGACCGCGAGCTCCGCCGTCTCGGAATCCCGGATTTCTCCCACCAGGATTACATCAGGGTCCTGCCTGAGCACCCGGCGCAGCAGGGTACTGAAACCGAGGCCGATGCGCTCATCCGTCTGGATCTGGTCCACCCCGTCAATCAGATATTCCACCGGGTCCTCGATGGTGACGATCTTTATTCCTTCGCTGTTGATACTGCGCAGCATGGCGTTCAGACTTGTGGTTTTGCCGCTTCCCGTGGGGCCTGTCACCAGAACCATGCCGTGGGGGTTTTTTAAGAGCTCAGCGATGCCGGCAAGACAATCCTCCGGCAATCCCAGATCCGTCAGGCTGAAGGCCGAATCATCGGCATTGAAGATCCTCAGGACAATGGATTCCGCCCCGGCTCCGGCGGCGGTGGGAACACAGGAAACCCGGATGTCCACATTGCTCCCCGCCATGTTTACCGTAAGGCGACCGTCCTGGGGACGTCGGCGTTCCATGAGGTTGAGCCCCGCCATGACCTTGATGCGGGAGGCGAGCCCGGAAAAACGCTCCGCCGGCAGGGTCTGATGCACCCGGAGCACGCCGTCTATGCGGTAGCGGACAATGGTTGTATCGGCGAAGGCCTCAAGGTGTATGTCCGAGGCCCGCCGCCGGATGGCTTCGATGCAGATGCTGTTTACCAGGTTGATGACCGGCGCGTCGGAAGCCAGGGCCTCCAGGTCGAGTTTATCCTTGTATCCTGAATTGACCGGGCCGGCGGACTCATCGTCGCCGGAGCCCATAAGGCGCCCGAGCCAGGCGGAAAACTCGGCGGAATCCAGCGTTTTTACTGTAATCGGCTTCCGGTGAAAATCGCGCAGGATACGCTGCAGTTCGCAGGTGTCCCCGTCAACGGCGCCGACTGTTACGCGGCTCTCGTCTTCCTGCAGTTTAAGGACCCTGTTGGCGCGAATAAATTCCCGGCCGTACTGCTCTTTACCCCGGGGAAGAGGGGCGTAGGCAAGGAGTGAGACCGTACCATTCATTGAGAGTCCTCTTCAGGGGAGGAGAAATACTTCGCGTACAGGCGCCGGGCCTCGGCCATGCGGCTGAGCTTCTTTTTCTCCGGATATTCCACATGGGGCACCACGTAGATGACCATCTCCGTGGTATCGGTGCTTTCGCTGCGGCTCTGAAACAGGCGCCCCAGAAGGGGAATGTCCCCCAGGATAGGGGTTTTACTGATGGATATGTCCTGGTCTTGCTGAATCAGGCCTCCGATGACCACGGGCTTGCCGGAAGGACTGCGCACGTGGGTGGAGACGACCTTTTCCGTGGTTGTCGGAGGATTGGTGGTTGACGACTCCGAACCCTGGCGGCTGACGGTGGCGGAGATCTCCATGGTGATCATTCCGTCCCCGGAGACCCAGCCGTTCAGGTTGATAATAAGACCGGAGGTCAGCTCCCGGGTAACCCCCGTGGATTTGAGCTCCCCGGTGTCGGAATCGATTTCGTAATCCCGGTAGCGGTATGTATTGGTATTCTGAAATTTCAAGGTCTCTCCGGATATCCCGTTCAGGGTTGTGTCCGCCATAATGCTGGCCCTGGTTTCGCTCAGGGAGAGGCTCAGGTCCACAGCGAAAAGATAGCCGAAGTTGGAGACGATATCGAAGTTCAGATTCAGCAGGGAACCGATGGAACCGAGAAAGGTGGTCTCGTCGCCGTCATTGGCAACCTTGTTCTCGTAATTGGTGTTCCAGTTTAGGCCCTGTCCCTCCTGGTACTGGACCACCAGCAGGTCGTAACGGATCTGGGGAACCGGACGGTCGACAAGGGCCAGCTGCCGGAGGAACTCCTCTTTTCTGCTCTCCGGGCCCGTGTAAAAGACCAGGGTCGGATCCACGGTGGCGACGATCTCTTCCTTCGCCGCCGCCGGAGGAAGGGACTTGATAAGAGTCTCCGCGGTAATATACTTAAGCTGCACCGGAAAGTGCCCCGGGGGTGTATCCAGGGCGGCGAGGTAGGCGGAGAAATCCTCCGCCTGGGCATCGCTCACCGGCACGATAAACGAGTTCGTTCCGGGCAGAACCTTAGGTCCCAAGGCGGAAAGTCGCGGAGGCAGCAGATTCAGGGCGTCCGTAACATCCGCGTAGCCCAGGTCGAATCGGCGGTAGCTTACGTGCTGCAGGGGCCTGTCCAGGGAACGGATAAAGCTCTCCAGGGGGCCGATCTCCTCCGGGCTGCCCCGTAGAATTATGGTATTGGACTCGGTGTCCGCCCGCATAAGGTTTGCCGCCGCCAGATCCGGGGGCAGGAGGGCGGAGACCGACTGGGCCGGAAGGTGTTCCAGGGGGAGGGAGATGGTGGTTTTGAGTTTTTTCAGGACGTCCCGCCGTTGAATCTCGAAGATATAATAGATGCCGCCGGAAACCTGATAATCACCGTTGGCCTGTTCCAGTACCAGACGGAGCAGCTCGCTGAACTCCTTGTCCTCGAAACGGAGTTCCTCCAGCACAGCGTCTCCCCGCATCAGCAGGCTGTACTCCTCTCCTTCGGCGCTGAAAAGATCCTTTAAAAGGTCCCGAAAACGCACCCGTTCCAGATCAAGGCTGTACAGCCCCTCGTTATTGCGGGAAAGGAGCTGACCGCGGCGGGAGGCAGGTTCTCCTGAAGCTGTACGCCGGATATAGAAATAGTCATCTTCTGTTTCCAGTTCATGCTCCGAAAGCCGGGCAGTAAGGACCTCCAGTGCGGCGGCCGGAGACAGGTCGTCGATGTGG containing:
- a CDS encoding GspE/PulE family protein codes for the protein MNGTVSLLAYAPLPRGKEQYGREFIRANRVLKLQEDESRVTVGAVDGDTCELQRILRDFHRKPITVKTLDSAEFSAWLGRLMGSGDDESAGPVNSGYKDKLDLEALASDAPVINLVNSICIEAIRRRASDIHLEAFADTTIVRYRIDGVLRVHQTLPAERFSGLASRIKVMAGLNLMERRRPQDGRLTVNMAGSNVDIRVSCVPTAAGAGAESIVLRIFNADDSAFSLTDLGLPEDCLAGIAELLKNPHGMVLVTGPTGSGKTTSLNAMLRSINSEGIKIVTIEDPVEYLIDGVDQIQTDERIGLGFSTLLRRVLRQDPDVILVGEIRDSETAELAVRAALTGHLVLSSLHTNDAVSAVSRLINLGVEAYLIAAVLRGVIAQRLTRRLCPACRSSRPMGDFYTELYHRAGLTSPEEEFYASGCPDCDNQGYRGRIAAAEFFMVDRKAAGIIASAGTSAALDHHLREQGMIGLKQRGLTLAAEGLSSFEELQRAGVL